In Sphingobium amiense, a genomic segment contains:
- a CDS encoding DUF3857 domain-containing protein: MGLTVAAVAAANTAFAADKVQYGKPATWVLPPPAPTDGIAQIGAAARTIYSDTQTRIGDDGEDIYTAWRVRLLTADALPIGNIATSWNPASGSVTVHQLRIWRDGKPLDVLKKTRFAVVRQEVDLEASTLTGILTANLQTPGLQVGDELEFAATIHGRDPTLGDHHFGLSALPPQGNPGAYRMRLSWPAGQKLRWQGTPDMGELTPKAEYKYEAVDYMLRDPKAATPTDGAPARYNVRRLLEYSDFADWTDVSKRMWRLFDEASALKPGSQLRQEIAKIAAADENPAARAEAALALVQNHIRYVYVGLNGGNYRPATTDESWTRRFGDCKAKTALLLAILRELDVSAEAVLVQAAGGDGMDQRLPSPVLFDHVLVRATIGGKPYWLDGTRLGDQHLALIPPPPFRWVLPLRKEGGTLESVAPAVPKEPQLIGFEEVDMREGIAKPAKVTLRNILRGDGIYSMRTMLASLSPEETDRQLQSYWQQQADWVDADKVEWRYADDQAALILTLTGRGKLEWKGSDEDGWYSYMHGAGLYAPNKRKRPKEQDQSAPFAIEFPRFRCWATVLRLPKPNGSWHWNVAGKRMRRTLGGVAYWRGISINDNVVRSVQSTRSLTPEISAEDVRTANDLIPGFDNDMTRVEQDFALKADVGRSEPLLDKGDQIDWTAADTPCQGPGK, translated from the coding sequence ATGGGTCTGACCGTTGCGGCTGTTGCAGCAGCAAATACGGCATTCGCCGCCGACAAAGTTCAATATGGCAAGCCTGCCACCTGGGTATTGCCACCACCTGCGCCGACGGATGGGATTGCGCAGATTGGGGCGGCGGCGCGCACCATTTACTCTGATACGCAGACACGGATAGGCGACGACGGTGAAGATATTTACACGGCATGGCGCGTCAGGCTGCTCACCGCCGACGCTTTGCCCATCGGCAATATTGCCACCAGTTGGAATCCTGCAAGCGGCTCTGTAACCGTCCATCAACTGCGCATCTGGCGCGATGGCAAGCCGCTAGATGTACTGAAGAAGACGCGCTTCGCTGTCGTACGGCAAGAGGTAGACCTCGAAGCCTCCACGCTGACCGGAATCCTGACGGCAAATTTGCAAACGCCCGGACTTCAGGTCGGCGACGAACTCGAGTTCGCAGCCACCATACACGGACGAGACCCGACCTTGGGCGACCATCATTTCGGCCTCAGTGCATTGCCGCCGCAAGGAAATCCGGGCGCTTATCGCATGCGACTGAGCTGGCCTGCGGGCCAAAAGCTGCGTTGGCAGGGAACGCCCGACATGGGGGAACTCACGCCCAAGGCTGAGTATAAATACGAGGCGGTCGACTATATGTTGCGTGATCCCAAAGCCGCCACGCCGACCGATGGAGCGCCAGCGCGTTATAACGTCCGCCGGTTGCTGGAATATTCTGATTTCGCCGATTGGACAGATGTTTCCAAGCGCATGTGGAGACTTTTCGACGAAGCGTCGGCATTGAAACCGGGATCGCAGCTCAGGCAGGAGATCGCAAAGATCGCCGCAGCCGACGAGAACCCGGCGGCGCGTGCCGAAGCCGCTTTGGCACTGGTGCAGAACCATATCCGCTACGTCTATGTGGGGCTGAACGGCGGAAATTATCGCCCTGCCACTACAGACGAAAGCTGGACGCGCCGGTTTGGGGACTGCAAGGCCAAAACCGCATTGTTGCTTGCCATCCTGCGTGAACTGGACGTTTCAGCAGAAGCGGTGCTGGTTCAGGCCGCTGGCGGCGACGGGATGGATCAGCGGTTGCCAAGTCCCGTCCTGTTCGACCATGTTCTGGTTCGCGCAACGATAGGCGGCAAACCTTATTGGCTGGACGGCACGAGGCTCGGCGATCAGCATCTTGCGCTAATCCCGCCACCGCCCTTCCGCTGGGTGCTCCCGCTGCGCAAGGAAGGCGGGACACTGGAGTCCGTTGCGCCTGCCGTTCCAAAGGAGCCTCAACTGATCGGCTTCGAGGAAGTCGATATGCGCGAAGGAATAGCAAAGCCCGCCAAGGTGACGCTTCGTAATATTCTGCGCGGAGACGGAATCTATTCCATGCGAACAATGTTGGCCAGTCTGTCACCTGAGGAAACCGACCGCCAGTTGCAGAGCTATTGGCAACAACAGGCTGACTGGGTCGATGCGGATAAGGTTGAGTGGCGCTATGCCGACGATCAGGCCGCGTTGATCCTCACCCTGACCGGACGGGGAAAGCTCGAATGGAAAGGCAGCGATGAAGACGGCTGGTACAGCTACATGCACGGTGCGGGTCTTTACGCCCCTAACAAACGGAAGCGTCCCAAGGAACAGGATCAGTCAGCTCCCTTTGCCATTGAATTTCCTCGCTTCCGCTGCTGGGCGACGGTGTTGCGCCTGCCCAAGCCCAACGGCAGCTGGCACTGGAACGTGGCGGGCAAGCGCATGCGCCGCACTCTCGGTGGTGTCGCCTATTGGCGGGGCATTTCAATCAATGACAATGTCGTGCGATCCGTTCAATCCACCCGAAGTCTAACCCCGGAGATCAGCGCGGAAGATGTCCGGACCGCAAATGATCTCATTCCGGGCTTTGACAATGATATGACAAGAGTGGAACAGGATTTTGCTTTGAAGGCCGACGTCGGCCGGAGCGAGCCCCTGCTCGACAAGGGCGATCAAATTGATTGGACCGCCGCCGATACGCCGTGCCAGGGGCCGGGCAAATGA
- a CDS encoding IS5 family transposase (programmed frameshift), producing MSRGDLTEAEWRVLKDLLPIEPENRGRGRPPEQNRSIINGILWRLRCGAPWRDVPPKYGSWNTIYRRFRRWSEAGVWETVAVTLAEIMADSGHYSIDSTTVRAHVSAAGRKRGTHRRALGRSRGGFTSKLHCLADALGRPLAFILTGGEAADCKAYDALIDLPERAPDAFLADKGYDADAIRADLAERTIKAVIPGRSNRRVKIHYDRVLYRQRNRIERMFGHLKINRAIATRYDQLANSFLGMVHLATARYWLKFVHAA from the exons TTGAGCCGGGGCGATTTAACCGAAGCAGAGTGGCGCGTTTTAAAGGACTTGCTGCCGATCGAGCCGGAGAACCGTGGCCGAGGCAGGCCACCTGAGCAGAACCGTTCGATCATCAACGGCATTCTCTGGCGGCTCCGGTGTGGCGCTCCGTGGCGAGACGTGCCGCCCAAATATGGTAGCTGGAACACAATCTATCGGCGGTTCCGACGATGGAGCGAGGCTGGCGTCTGGGAAACGGTTGCGGTCACCCTGGCTGAGATCATGGCGGACAGCGGCCACTATAGCATCGACAGCACCACAGTCCGCGCCCACGTCTCGGCAGCGG GGCGGAAAAGGGGGACTCATCGACGCGCTCTTGGCCGCTCGCGGGGCGGGTTCACCAGTAAGCTTCACTGCCTGGCTGATGCCCTCGGACGACCGCTCGCCTTCATTCTGACTGGCGGTGAAGCAGCGGACTGCAAGGCGTATGATGCGCTGATCGATTTGCCCGAGCGCGCACCCGATGCCTTCCTTGCAGACAAGGGTTATGACGCCGACGCCATCCGCGCGGACCTCGCCGAAAGGACGATCAAGGCCGTCATTCCGGGCCGATCAAACCGCCGTGTGAAAATCCATTATGATCGGGTGCTCTACCGACAGCGCAATCGCATCGAGCGCATGTTCGGCCATCTCAAGATCAATCGCGCCATTGCCACCCGCTACGACCAACTGGCCAACAGCTTCCTCGGAATGGTCCACCTCGCCACCGCCAGATACTGGCTCAAATTTGTCCACGCCGCCTAG
- a CDS encoding TonB-dependent receptor plug domain-containing protein, producing the protein MLSAHAFAQTADPQSAPSAEQAKQGAPSGDTDIVVTGSRVQRDGFKAPTPTTVLGVAQIAASSPNNIADVVNQLPALSTGFSPRAANIGSSNGTGGLNVLNLRALGATRTLVLLDSRRVVGSNPSGNVNINTIPQQLVERVDIVTGGASAAYGSDAVTGVVNFILNKKFNGLAIDIQGGITERGDGESGKIEATFGTGFADDRGHFEISGSASNQAGVFSTDSRSWFNSTKLVGNTVAGGPARIFASDVNLSTATAGGLIIRDPANGPLQGIQFGAGGVPTQFQFGAATGTSNLMIGGEKNDIAASVPLALQVHNRNLFGRLSYKLSDDITVYGEGSFGSSRVFNPSVYQFKLGNLIIKADNAFLPASVSTAMANAGLSQVKFGTWNQDLGKLDVRNSLETYRAVAGLDGMFGSGWTWNAYYQYGRTNLVNRVDNESITARYNQAIDAVFNAQGAIVCRNPSNGCVPLNIIGTGVASQAAKDWVLGTAIRHSKIEQQVAAASIQGEPFSTWAGPVSMAFGAEYRKESTHETSDALSLVNGYFSGNFKPTNGAYNVKEAFLETVIPLAKDLPFAQSLELNGALRATDYSTSGYVTTWKLGATWRPVNDLLFRAVRSRDIRAPNIADLFANAPITSTVTDPFNGGRADTVAAYLTSGNPNLVPEIASNLGLGVVYSPSWLPGFQASFDYYRIDIKGGITTLASSAQQAVDLCYQGIAVVCSYITRDNSGHITALRLAGINAGRILNTGFDIELSYRKDLSEWHDGLGNLTLRALINRVDKLTVDTGITKKDYAGEVANQTSPFGALSAFFPDLQATLSANYVQGPATVNLTGRYIGSGVVDNSFTAASISRNRVSPVFYLDGSFAWKLRSLPGQPEFYVAVDNIFDRAPPVVAPLAANPFLNSGTSPGLYDTLGRAYRAGIRARF; encoded by the coding sequence ATGCTATCGGCTCATGCTTTCGCGCAAACTGCTGATCCGCAATCTGCACCATCGGCTGAGCAGGCGAAGCAGGGCGCCCCGTCGGGCGATACCGACATCGTCGTCACCGGCTCCCGCGTGCAGCGCGACGGTTTCAAGGCGCCGACGCCGACCACCGTATTGGGCGTGGCGCAGATCGCGGCCAGTTCTCCCAACAACATCGCGGATGTCGTCAATCAATTGCCCGCCCTCTCGACCGGCTTTTCACCCCGTGCCGCCAATATCGGCAGCAGCAACGGGACCGGCGGCCTCAACGTTCTCAACCTCCGTGCGCTGGGCGCTACAAGGACGCTGGTGTTGCTAGACAGCCGCCGCGTCGTTGGCTCGAACCCCAGCGGCAATGTCAATATCAATACCATCCCCCAACAGCTCGTCGAACGCGTGGACATCGTGACCGGGGGCGCATCGGCGGCCTATGGCTCGGATGCCGTCACGGGCGTCGTAAACTTCATTTTGAACAAGAAATTCAACGGATTAGCAATTGATATTCAGGGCGGAATTACCGAAAGGGGCGACGGCGAAAGCGGCAAGATCGAAGCCACCTTCGGCACCGGTTTCGCGGACGATCGGGGCCATTTCGAAATCAGCGGATCGGCGTCCAACCAGGCAGGCGTTTTCAGCACCGATTCCCGATCATGGTTCAACAGCACGAAGCTGGTGGGCAACACGGTCGCCGGCGGCCCGGCACGCATTTTCGCCTCCGATGTCAATCTTTCGACCGCGACCGCCGGCGGCCTGATCATCAGGGACCCGGCAAATGGGCCGCTCCAGGGGATTCAGTTCGGCGCGGGCGGCGTCCCGACGCAGTTCCAGTTCGGCGCCGCCACCGGCACATCGAATCTGATGATCGGCGGTGAAAAAAATGACATCGCGGCGTCTGTTCCGCTCGCGCTGCAGGTGCATAACCGCAATCTGTTCGGTCGGCTGAGTTATAAATTGTCGGACGACATCACCGTCTACGGCGAAGGCTCCTTCGGCAGTTCGCGGGTGTTCAACCCCTCGGTCTATCAGTTCAAGCTCGGTAACCTCATCATAAAGGCGGATAACGCCTTCCTGCCCGCAAGTGTCAGCACGGCCATGGCGAATGCCGGTTTGTCGCAGGTCAAATTCGGCACATGGAATCAGGATCTGGGGAAGCTGGACGTTCGCAACTCCCTTGAAACCTATCGCGCTGTCGCGGGTCTTGACGGGATGTTCGGCAGCGGCTGGACGTGGAACGCCTATTATCAATATGGCCGGACGAACCTCGTCAATCGCGTCGACAACGAGTCCATCACCGCACGCTATAATCAGGCCATCGACGCCGTCTTCAACGCGCAGGGCGCGATCGTCTGCCGAAACCCTTCAAACGGCTGCGTTCCGCTCAACATCATCGGGACGGGCGTTGCTTCGCAGGCCGCGAAAGACTGGGTGTTGGGCACGGCGATCCGGCATTCGAAAATAGAGCAGCAGGTTGCGGCCGCGAGCATCCAGGGTGAGCCTTTCTCGACATGGGCAGGCCCGGTTTCGATGGCGTTCGGCGCAGAATATCGCAAGGAATCCACTCACGAAACCTCCGACGCCCTGTCGCTGGTGAACGGCTATTTCTCAGGCAATTTCAAGCCGACGAACGGCGCCTATAATGTGAAGGAAGCGTTCCTCGAAACGGTCATACCGCTGGCCAAGGATCTTCCCTTCGCGCAATCGCTCGAACTGAACGGCGCACTGCGTGCCACCGACTACAGCACATCGGGATATGTCACGACCTGGAAACTGGGCGCCACCTGGCGGCCGGTCAACGATCTGCTGTTCCGCGCGGTGCGCTCCCGCGACATCCGGGCGCCCAACATCGCCGACCTTTTTGCGAACGCGCCGATTACCTCGACCGTTACCGATCCATTCAACGGGGGCCGCGCCGATACCGTTGCTGCCTACCTTACCAGCGGCAACCCGAATCTGGTGCCGGAAATTGCGTCGAACCTTGGCCTGGGTGTCGTCTATTCGCCTTCCTGGCTGCCCGGTTTCCAGGCGTCCTTCGATTATTACCGCATCGACATAAAGGGCGGCATCACGACGCTGGCGTCCAGCGCCCAGCAGGCGGTCGACCTCTGCTATCAGGGGATCGCGGTCGTCTGCTCCTATATCACGCGGGACAATAGCGGGCATATCACGGCTCTTCGCCTTGCGGGGATCAATGCGGGCCGCATCCTGAACACCGGCTTCGACATCGAACTATCCTATCGCAAGGATCTGTCCGAGTGGCACGATGGACTTGGCAACCTGACCTTGCGCGCCTTGATCAATCGCGTGGACAAGCTGACCGTGGACACCGGCATCACAAAAAAGGACTATGCGGGCGAAGTCGCCAACCAGACCTCGCCCTTCGGCGCCCTGTCGGCCTTTTTTCCGGATCTTCAGGCGACACTGTCCGCAAATTATGTGCAGGGTCCTGCGACCGTCAATCTGACCGGCCGCTACATCGGTTCCGGCGTGGTCGATAACAGTTTCACCGCAGCATCAATCTCCCGCAATCGCGTCTCGCCGGTTTTCTATCTGGACGGATCATTCGCGTGGAAATTGCGGAGCCTTCCGGGACAGCCGGAATTTTACGTGGCAGTCGACAATATATTCGATCGGGCGCCGCCCGTCGTCGCACCGCTTGCGGCCAATCCGTTCCTGAACTCCGGCACGAGTCCGGGTCTGTATGACACGCTGGGCCGCGCCTACCGCGCCGGCATCAGAGCGAGGTTCTGA
- a CDS encoding helix-turn-helix domain-containing protein, translating to MSQIMKPRLSLAESLRTVRKECGLTLAELASRTGLPRTTLSKVENGKASLTYEKLVQVGEGLGVDIARLFDAKGHNPEASRSAHARRLAVTRIVDAVAVESDNYVNSYLSMDLLRKRANPIVSTVKTKTIEEFGEWIRHEGEEFAFVIEGEIEFCCEDYAPVRLKQGDSVYFDSGMGHAYLAASEAPCRILSVCIRE from the coding sequence TTGAGCCAGATCATGAAGCCCCGGTTATCCCTTGCCGAATCCCTGCGCACGGTCCGCAAAGAATGCGGGCTGACGCTTGCCGAACTCGCGTCGCGCACAGGACTGCCTCGAACCACGCTTTCGAAGGTGGAGAACGGCAAAGCGTCGCTGACCTACGAAAAGCTCGTGCAGGTGGGTGAGGGACTGGGGGTGGACATCGCCCGCCTCTTCGACGCGAAGGGCCATAATCCGGAGGCATCCCGCTCCGCCCATGCCCGACGGCTCGCCGTCACACGGATCGTTGACGCCGTAGCGGTCGAATCCGACAACTATGTCAATTCCTACCTGTCGATGGATCTCTTGAGAAAAAGAGCCAATCCGATCGTTTCCACCGTCAAGACAAAAACGATTGAAGAGTTTGGCGAATGGATTCGCCACGAGGGCGAAGAGTTTGCGTTCGTCATCGAGGGAGAGATAGAATTTTGCTGCGAGGATTATGCACCGGTGCGTCTGAAACAGGGGGATTCGGTGTATTTCGATAGCGGCATGGGGCATGCCTATCTCGCAGCGTCAGAGGCGCCTTGCCGCATCCTGTCCGTTTGCATTCGTGAATAG
- a CDS encoding RcnB family protein, with translation MLRKMILAGMMTATVMGGIAPAYAQAEQQRGERPQWGNRGARGDNGPRGDSVGRGWQQRGPERADRAVGQSGPGANWQGRERPERPVVQPGSGGWQRDTPRPADNGVRDRPVAPQPGWTDAQRQQRQDWRNDRRDDRQDWRRDRRDDRRDWRNDRRDDDRRGWNGGANWNNEGWNGRDRADNRDWGRRLDDRARWNDQRRWDNGWRQDRRYDWQGYRARYGDRYRIGRYYAPRGWGYGYQRFSIGIYLNSLLYGNSYWLDDPYSYRLPPAYGTLRWVRYYDDALLVDIRDGYVVDVIHNFFW, from the coding sequence ATGTTGAGGAAGATGATCTTGGCGGGCATGATGACCGCCACCGTGATGGGCGGGATCGCGCCCGCCTATGCACAGGCCGAGCAGCAGCGCGGCGAGCGGCCCCAGTGGGGCAATCGCGGCGCGCGCGGCGACAATGGCCCGCGCGGCGACAGCGTGGGACGCGGCTGGCAGCAGCGCGGCCCGGAGCGCGCGGACCGTGCGGTCGGCCAATCCGGCCCCGGTGCGAACTGGCAGGGCCGCGAACGGCCCGAACGGCCCGTCGTGCAGCCCGGTTCGGGAGGCTGGCAGCGCGATACCCCTCGCCCCGCCGACAACGGGGTGCGCGACCGCCCGGTTGCGCCGCAACCCGGCTGGACCGACGCCCAGCGGCAACAGCGGCAGGACTGGCGCAACGATCGTCGCGATGACCGGCAGGACTGGCGGCGGGATCGCCGCGACGACCGCCGCGACTGGCGCAACGACAGGCGTGACGACGACCGGCGCGGCTGGAACGGCGGCGCGAACTGGAACAATGAAGGCTGGAACGGCCGTGACCGTGCCGACAACCGCGACTGGGGCCGCCGCCTCGACGACCGCGCGCGCTGGAACGACCAGCGGCGGTGGGACAATGGCTGGCGGCAGGACCGGCGCTATGACTGGCAGGGTTATCGCGCCCGCTACGGAGACCGTTACCGCATCGGCCGCTATTATGCGCCGCGCGGGTGGGGCTATGGCTATCAGCGCTTTTCGATCGGCATTTACCTGAACAGCCTGCTCTACGGGAACAGCTACTGGCTGGACGATCCCTACAGCTACCGCCTGCCGCCCGCTTACGGCACGCTGCGCTGGGTCCGTTATTATGACGACGCGCTGCTGGTCGACATCCGCGACGGCTATGTCGTCGATGTGATCCACAACTTCTTCTGGTAA
- a CDS encoding CocE/NonD family hydrolase gives MRTTIFTTGALLTMAAWGNGTAVAQPSALTEAPAKSPVFIETRGQKVAMRDGVELSVDIYRPDVQEPLPVIFVLTPYSNDGRLSAGGWDEARWFAERGYAVAIADMRGRFDSDGKWEPFDPKHKTDGYDLVEWLARQSWSNGRVGMKGTSFDGWTQWFTASMAPPSLKAIVPNMAPPDPMWNIPYQQGLMMPWFLDWAAWMSGRTFQVRSKAGYGGFSETRFKDAWKGPYVDINKRRGMLDSPWFEKLIVNNISTSKYFADVSYQGPEGYSKITVPSLNFTGWFDVDQPGSPMNYMGMKRYGATAEARSPRLIIGPWPHGWPVRKVGNVDYGPEALAVDFREETLRWFDHYLKKIDNGVEKDPPVRVFVMGPNIWRNASDWPLPETRWTKYYLASGGNANSLSGDGVLTTQAPRANGSDSYIYDPGKPTLSPWTGGEIEDGAVDARKPESGREVLVYTTPPLTEDTEVIGPIQIKLFAATSARDTDWIVHLVDVHPDGYAALLTEGVMRARYRDPARAGAFNPAALSTIEPGKVYEYTIDFWRATGNLFRKGHRIRIDVQSSYYPYYLRNLNTGADNNGLVDDKDAVVARQKIYHGSRYPSHIVLPVIPSGDAEPR, from the coding sequence ATGCGAACGACGATCTTTACGACAGGCGCGCTGCTGACGATGGCAGCATGGGGCAATGGCACCGCCGTCGCGCAGCCGTCCGCCCTTACCGAAGCACCCGCCAAATCGCCTGTATTCATCGAAACGCGCGGCCAGAAAGTAGCGATGCGCGACGGCGTGGAACTGTCCGTCGACATCTACCGCCCCGATGTGCAAGAACCCCTGCCCGTCATTTTCGTCCTGACGCCCTACAGCAATGACGGCCGCCTGAGCGCGGGCGGCTGGGACGAAGCCCGCTGGTTCGCGGAGCGGGGCTATGCGGTCGCGATCGCCGACATGCGCGGGCGTTTCGATTCTGATGGCAAGTGGGAACCGTTCGATCCGAAGCACAAGACCGACGGCTACGACCTTGTCGAATGGCTCGCCAGACAAAGCTGGAGCAACGGACGCGTCGGCATGAAGGGGACGTCGTTCGACGGATGGACCCAATGGTTTACGGCGAGCATGGCGCCGCCGTCGCTGAAGGCGATCGTTCCCAACATGGCGCCGCCCGATCCGATGTGGAATATCCCCTATCAGCAGGGGCTGATGATGCCCTGGTTTCTCGACTGGGCCGCATGGATGTCCGGCCGGACATTTCAGGTGCGCAGCAAGGCGGGCTATGGCGGCTTTTCCGAAACCCGCTTCAAGGACGCCTGGAAAGGCCCATATGTCGACATCAACAAGCGGCGGGGAATGCTCGATTCACCGTGGTTCGAAAAACTCATCGTCAACAACATATCGACGTCGAAATATTTCGCCGACGTCAGTTATCAGGGTCCGGAGGGCTATTCAAAGATAACGGTTCCGTCTCTGAATTTCACCGGGTGGTTCGACGTGGACCAGCCCGGATCGCCGATGAATTACATGGGCATGAAACGGTATGGAGCGACAGCGGAAGCCAGATCGCCCCGGCTGATCATCGGCCCCTGGCCGCACGGCTGGCCGGTTCGGAAGGTCGGGAATGTCGATTACGGTCCGGAGGCGCTGGCAGTCGACTTCCGTGAAGAAACGCTGCGGTGGTTCGATCACTATCTGAAAAAGATCGACAATGGCGTGGAAAAAGATCCGCCCGTGCGGGTCTTTGTAATGGGTCCGAATATATGGCGGAATGCGTCGGACTGGCCGCTGCCGGAAACGCGCTGGACCAAATATTATCTCGCCAGTGGGGGGAACGCCAATTCCCTTTCGGGCGACGGGGTTCTGACAACGCAGGCGCCCCGCGCCAACGGATCGGACAGCTATATCTACGATCCGGGCAAGCCGACGCTGTCGCCCTGGACCGGAGGGGAGATCGAGGACGGAGCGGTCGACGCGCGAAAGCCCGAGTCAGGGCGCGAAGTGCTGGTCTACACCACCCCGCCGCTCACCGAAGACACCGAAGTGATCGGCCCCATCCAGATCAAGCTCTTCGCCGCGACATCGGCCCGCGACACCGACTGGATCGTTCATCTGGTGGACGTTCACCCGGACGGCTATGCCGCGCTCCTGACCGAAGGCGTGATGCGCGCCCGATACCGCGATCCCGCCAGGGCCGGGGCGTTCAATCCGGCGGCGCTGAGCACTATCGAGCCGGGCAAGGTCTACGAATATACGATCGACTTCTGGAGAGCGACGGGCAATCTCTTCCGGAAAGGCCACCGTATCCGCATTGACGTCCAGAGCAGCTATTACCCCTATTATCTTCGCAACCTGAACACCGGGGCGGACAATAACGGGCTGGTCGACGACAAGGACGCGGTCGTCGCGCGGCAGAAGATCTACCACGGTTCGCGCTATCCTTCGCATATCGTGCTGCCCGTTATCCCTTCGGGCGATGCGGAACCCCGCTGA
- a CDS encoding energy transducer TonB produces the protein MKDARIYLLFLSLLSVAAAPAPAEPKHRATPLTSPGTWFTDDDYPMEAARAEIEGTTAFRLEIDRAGMPQRCIVTISSGSASLDNATCDKLMVRARFTIPKDARGRSVSDIYNGRITWRLPDADAPAQLPSIPHIMKVTFYVNPDGTTSDCSATLNDVEPGPSEICAAQVLGRHFPIQTDASGKPVRQKLRMVMGIEKASD, from the coding sequence ATGAAAGATGCTCGCATTTACTTATTGTTTCTGTCGCTTCTGTCGGTCGCCGCGGCGCCCGCCCCTGCTGAGCCCAAACATAGGGCGACCCCACTAACAAGTCCGGGCACATGGTTCACGGATGACGATTATCCCATGGAGGCCGCGCGCGCCGAAATCGAAGGGACCACCGCATTCCGGCTGGAGATCGACAGGGCAGGGATGCCCCAGCGCTGCATCGTCACCATAAGTAGCGGGTCTGCCAGTCTCGACAACGCCACCTGCGACAAGCTTATGGTCCGCGCCCGCTTTACAATCCCGAAAGATGCCAGAGGCAGGTCTGTTTCCGACATATACAACGGCAGGATAACCTGGCGGCTTCCAGATGCAGACGCGCCCGCGCAACTGCCTTCCATTCCTCACATCATGAAGGTGACTTTCTATGTGAATCCCGATGGAACCACCTCTGACTGCAGTGCGACATTAAATGATGTTGAGCCTGGTCCTTCTGAAATATGCGCCGCCCAGGTCTTGGGCAGGCATTTCCCCATACAAACAGATGCGTCGGGTAAGCCAGTGCGGCAGAAATTGCGAATGGTGATGGGCATCGAAAAGGCTTCCGATTAA
- a CDS encoding prolyl hydroxylase family protein codes for MTDPTDDGGTASPTRAAFGESVRRKLDRNPMVSRIDAPALEIYGRQNFMSVEECAEMRAMIDASARPSTLFSGSANADYRTSHSGNLSPSHPLVEAVTGRICALTGLPADHGETLQGQRYTAGQEYRAHCDYFPPEADYWQAMRKSGGQRTWTAMIYLSPVEAGGETHFPLCEFMVPPVEGMILIWNNLDRDGAPNRASLHAARPVERGTKYVVTKWFRERPWG; via the coding sequence ATGACCGATCCGACCGACGATGGCGGCACCGCCTCCCCCACGCGCGCGGCCTTTGGCGAAAGCGTGCGGCGCAAGCTCGACCGCAATCCCATGGTCAGCCGCATCGACGCCCCCGCTCTCGAAATCTACGGCCGCCAGAATTTCATGAGCGTCGAGGAATGCGCGGAGATGCGCGCGATGATTGACGCCAGCGCCAGACCGTCCACGCTCTTTTCCGGCAGCGCCAATGCCGATTATCGCACCAGCCACAGCGGCAACCTGTCGCCGTCGCATCCGCTGGTGGAGGCTGTCACCGGGCGAATCTGCGCGCTCACCGGCCTGCCCGCCGACCATGGCGAGACGCTACAGGGGCAGCGCTACACCGCAGGGCAGGAATATCGCGCCCATTGCGATTATTTCCCGCCCGAGGCCGATTACTGGCAGGCGATGCGTAAGAGCGGCGGCCAGCGCACCTGGACGGCGATGATCTACCTTTCCCCCGTCGAAGCGGGCGGTGAGACGCATTTCCCCCTGTGCGAATTCATGGTGCCTCCGGTCGAGGGCATGATCCTGATCTGGAACAATCTGGACCGCGACGGCGCGCCCAACCGCGCCAGCCTACACGCCGCGCGCCCAGTGGAGCGCGGCACCAAATATGTCGTCACCAAATGGTTTCGCGAAAGGCCGTGGGGATAA